One Longimicrobium terrae DNA segment encodes these proteins:
- a CDS encoding phage late control D family protein has translation MLTGELGIRLMLLVGDTVPLPASGELVSALEQVQVTSDAAGGDGFQLTFRLSRGLVDYPLLLSGAVDPFKRVIVGVMLGAVPQVLIDGIVTHQQLTPGSGPGESTLTVTGRDVSVMMDLEEANEEYPNQPDFVIATTVIGRYAQYGLVPMPTPTADVPIMLQRVPRQAETDLAFLKRMAERNGYVFYVEPVTFGVNTAYWGPQTRVAPPQPALTTGMGSADNLTGIHFSQDGLAPVAASGAFVEPISRTAIPIPQLPALKLPPLAAKPVMPRRTRMSRGSGQESPARAALSVLAAATNAPDPVTAEGEVDTARYGHVLRARGIVGVRGVGLSYGGMYYVRRVTHTLRPAAGAYTQSFSLSREGTVSLLPAVLP, from the coding sequence GTGCTGACCGGAGAACTGGGCATCCGCCTGATGCTGCTGGTGGGCGACACCGTTCCGCTGCCCGCCTCGGGCGAGCTGGTATCCGCGCTGGAGCAGGTGCAGGTGACCAGCGACGCCGCCGGCGGCGACGGCTTTCAGCTCACCTTCCGCCTGTCGCGCGGGCTGGTGGACTATCCGCTCCTTCTGTCCGGCGCCGTCGACCCGTTCAAGCGCGTGATCGTGGGCGTCATGCTGGGCGCCGTGCCGCAGGTGCTGATCGACGGCATCGTCACGCACCAGCAGCTCACCCCCGGCTCCGGCCCCGGCGAAAGCACCCTTACCGTCACCGGCCGCGACGTGAGCGTGATGATGGACCTGGAAGAAGCCAACGAGGAGTACCCCAACCAGCCCGACTTCGTGATCGCCACCACGGTCATCGGCCGGTACGCGCAGTACGGGCTGGTGCCCATGCCCACTCCCACCGCGGACGTGCCCATCATGCTGCAGCGCGTGCCCCGGCAGGCGGAAACGGACCTGGCCTTTCTGAAGCGGATGGCGGAGCGCAACGGCTACGTCTTTTACGTGGAGCCGGTGACGTTCGGCGTCAACACGGCGTACTGGGGGCCGCAGACGCGCGTGGCCCCGCCGCAGCCCGCGCTCACCACGGGGATGGGCTCGGCGGACAACCTGACGGGCATCCACTTCAGCCAGGACGGACTGGCGCCCGTGGCGGCGTCCGGCGCCTTCGTGGAGCCCATCTCCCGCACGGCCATCCCCATTCCCCAGCTGCCCGCGCTCAAGCTGCCGCCGCTGGCCGCCAAGCCCGTGATGCCGCGCCGCACCCGCATGTCCCGCGGAAGCGGGCAGGAAAGCCCCGCCCGCGCGGCGCTCAGCGTGCTTGCCGCCGCCACCAATGCGCCGGACCCGGTGACGGCGGAGGGCGAGGTCGATACCGCGCGCTACGGCCACGTGCTGCGTGCCCGCGGCATCGTGGGCGTGCGCGGCGTCGGCCTCTCCTACGGGGGGATGTACTACGTGCGCCGCGTGACCCACACGCTGCGCCCCGCGGCCGGCGCGTACACCCAGAGCTTTTCGCTTTCGCGCGAGGGCACGGTCTCGCTGCTTCCCGCGGTGCTGCCGTGA
- a CDS encoding putative baseplate assembly protein translates to MSAGAFHCGDDRRRALARNAGLNGIDFLEVDDQPGPGGEQRLLRVVLLAAPSQPLVAENVSIRGGDRVRGIEVTSASGAPGSGNLRVEVDQRGDFSTYTLRLHARDGGPLAGMDPRLSEVEFSFKALCPTNADCVAPDSGAPPAGPEPEIDYLARDYGSFRQLMLDRMSLVLPDWRERNPADLGVALVELLAYVGDRLSYQQDAVATEAYLGTARRRVSVRRHARLLDYAMHDGCNARAWVQVALRPGAPAEGLRLSRGTPLLTRLAEVDVEVRPDSADHDQALAGGPEVFETLHDGLLFPAHNTLPFYTWGARDCRLPEGATAATLRGAYPELKAGDVLVFQEVRGPRTGEPGDADPAHRHAVRLTSVDAAGSDPGVWMMRIHQTGLRITDRDGVPLRHLRPGDELELTGPYDGEAEGSARRWSVRAADGLAGSLVAAADAVERVNPLVTEVTWHDGDALPFDLCISATTDAEHGSRHVPDVSVALGNIVLADHGRTVGLRVEDRRARGEALPTDAEAAAAGVRLLDEPEWLGAPGQADRRLAPVDAGGCDCDEEPAPPPRFRPRLQAGPVTQAARIHRPAGSSEADERPFFDPSASATSALRWEMRRVLPVITVHDAMGERWLPQRDLLGSGPFSREFVVETENDGRSWLRFGDDRHGQRPSPGVALRAVYRVGNGVAGNVGADALAHVVTHDPAVLGQILHVRNPLPASGGTEPETMEHVRQTAPASFRDRRRAVTAEDYARAAEAHPEVQRAQATLRWTGSWRTVFLTVDRVGGRDVDAGFESAMRAHLEPFRMAGHDLEIDAPRYVPVELDIQVCVDGTHFRGDVERDIRAVMGRRVLPDGRRGLFHPDNFTFGQSVFLSPLYAAVQAIPGVRWARVLRFRRQDAPETEAMDTGELPLNRLEVARMDDDPNHPERGSLRLRMEGGR, encoded by the coding sequence GTGAGCGCCGGGGCGTTCCACTGCGGCGACGACCGCCGCCGCGCGCTGGCCCGCAACGCCGGGCTCAACGGCATCGACTTTCTGGAGGTGGATGACCAGCCCGGCCCTGGCGGCGAGCAGCGTCTGCTGCGCGTCGTTCTGCTGGCGGCGCCGTCGCAGCCGCTGGTGGCGGAGAACGTCTCCATCCGCGGCGGCGACCGCGTGCGGGGGATCGAGGTCACCTCCGCCTCCGGGGCGCCGGGTTCCGGCAACCTGCGCGTGGAGGTGGACCAGCGGGGCGACTTCAGCACCTACACGCTGCGGCTGCACGCGCGCGACGGCGGTCCGCTGGCGGGGATGGATCCGCGGCTGTCGGAGGTGGAGTTCAGCTTCAAGGCGCTGTGCCCCACCAACGCGGACTGCGTGGCGCCGGACAGCGGCGCGCCTCCCGCCGGGCCCGAGCCGGAGATCGACTACCTGGCCCGCGACTACGGCAGCTTTCGCCAGCTCATGCTGGACCGCATGTCCCTCGTCCTTCCCGACTGGCGCGAGCGCAATCCCGCGGACCTGGGCGTGGCGCTCGTCGAACTGCTGGCGTACGTGGGCGACCGCCTGAGCTACCAGCAGGACGCCGTGGCCACGGAAGCGTACCTGGGCACCGCGCGCCGCCGCGTGAGCGTGCGCCGCCATGCGCGCCTGCTGGATTACGCGATGCACGACGGCTGCAACGCCCGCGCGTGGGTGCAGGTGGCGCTGCGCCCGGGCGCCCCCGCGGAGGGCCTGCGCCTGTCCCGCGGAACGCCGCTCCTCACCCGTCTGGCGGAGGTGGATGTGGAGGTGCGGCCGGACAGCGCGGACCACGACCAGGCGCTGGCGGGCGGACCGGAAGTGTTCGAGACGCTGCATGACGGGCTGCTCTTTCCCGCCCACAACACGCTCCCGTTCTACACTTGGGGCGCACGCGACTGCCGCCTCCCGGAAGGCGCCACCGCGGCCACCCTGCGCGGCGCCTATCCCGAGTTGAAAGCGGGCGACGTCCTCGTCTTTCAGGAGGTGCGCGGACCGCGGACGGGGGAGCCGGGCGACGCGGACCCGGCGCACCGCCACGCCGTGCGCCTGACTTCGGTGGACGCGGCCGGCTCCGATCCCGGCGTCTGGATGATGCGCATCCACCAGACGGGGCTGCGCATCACCGACCGCGACGGCGTGCCGCTGCGCCACCTGCGTCCGGGCGACGAGTTGGAACTGACGGGCCCGTACGACGGCGAGGCGGAGGGTTCAGCGCGGCGGTGGAGCGTGCGCGCGGCGGACGGGCTCGCCGGATCTCTCGTTGCCGCCGCGGACGCGGTGGAGCGGGTCAATCCGCTCGTCACCGAAGTCACCTGGCACGACGGCGACGCGCTCCCGTTCGACCTGTGCATCTCCGCCACGACGGACGCGGAGCACGGAAGCCGACACGTGCCGGACGTGTCCGTCGCCTTGGGGAACATCGTCCTCGCCGATCACGGAAGGACCGTCGGACTGCGGGTGGAGGACCGGCGTGCGCGCGGCGAGGCGCTGCCGACGGACGCGGAGGCCGCGGCCGCGGGGGTGCGCCTGCTGGACGAGCCGGAGTGGCTGGGCGCGCCGGGACAGGCGGACCGCCGGCTGGCCCCGGTGGACGCGGGCGGCTGCGACTGCGACGAGGAGCCCGCGCCCCCGCCCCGCTTTCGCCCGCGGCTGCAGGCGGGGCCGGTGACGCAGGCCGCGCGCATCCACCGCCCGGCGGGATCGTCCGAGGCGGACGAGCGGCCCTTCTTTGATCCCTCCGCCTCCGCCACCTCGGCCCTGCGGTGGGAGATGCGGCGCGTGCTCCCCGTCATCACCGTGCACGACGCCATGGGCGAGCGGTGGCTGCCGCAGCGCGACCTGCTGGGAAGCGGCCCCTTCTCCCGCGAGTTCGTGGTGGAAACGGAAAACGACGGGCGCTCGTGGCTGCGCTTCGGCGACGACCGCCACGGCCAGCGCCCCTCCCCCGGCGTCGCGCTGCGCGCCGTCTATCGCGTGGGGAACGGTGTGGCCGGCAACGTGGGTGCGGACGCGCTGGCGCACGTGGTGACGCACGATCCCGCCGTGCTGGGGCAGATCCTCCACGTCCGCAATCCGCTTCCCGCCAGCGGCGGCACGGAGCCGGAGACGATGGAGCACGTGCGGCAGACGGCGCCCGCCTCGTTCCGCGACCGCCGCCGCGCGGTGACGGCGGAGGACTACGCCCGCGCGGCGGAGGCGCACCCGGAGGTGCAGCGCGCGCAGGCCACGCTGCGGTGGACGGGAAGCTGGCGGACGGTCTTTCTGACCGTGGACCGCGTGGGCGGCCGCGACGTGGACGCGGGGTTCGAGTCCGCGATGCGCGCCCACCTGGAACCGTTCCGCATGGCCGGGCACGACCTGGAGATCGACGCGCCGCGCTACGTCCCCGTGGAGCTCGACATCCAGGTGTGCGTGGACGGCACCCACTTTCGCGGCGACGTGGAGCGCGACATCCGCGCGGTCATGGGGCGGCGCGTGCTGCCGGACGGCCGCCGCGGCCTCTTTCATCCCGACAACTTCACCTTTGGGCAGAGCGTGTTCCTGAGCCCGCTCTACGCCGCCGTGCAGGCCATTCCCGGCGTGCGCTGGGCGCGCGTGCTCCGCTTCCGGCGTCAGGACGCGCCGGAGACGGAGGCCATGGACACGGGCGAACTGCCGCTGAACCGGCTGGAGGTGGCGCGCATGGACGACGATCCCAATCACCCGGAGCGCGGGTCGCTGCGCCTGCGCATGGAGGGCGGCCGATGA
- a CDS encoding phage baseplate assembly protein V, whose product MSAPFWGKYRGIVSDVNDPLMMGRIRAKVPDVLGDIQSGWAMPCAPFGGDQTGFFSIPKSGAGVWIEFEHGDPDYPVWAGCWWGSMAEMPSDILAPPYKKLMIVTEGGHKVTLDDTPGIGHLTLETKGGHKVKLDDTPGAGGITLETSTGAKISITAQGIEIDNGQGASLKMQGPQVQVNNGALEVI is encoded by the coding sequence GTGAGCGCGCCGTTCTGGGGCAAGTACCGCGGCATCGTGAGCGACGTGAACGATCCGCTGATGATGGGCCGCATCCGCGCCAAGGTGCCCGACGTGCTGGGCGACATCCAGAGCGGATGGGCCATGCCCTGCGCCCCGTTCGGCGGCGACCAGACCGGCTTCTTTTCCATCCCCAAGAGCGGCGCGGGGGTGTGGATCGAGTTCGAGCACGGGGACCCGGACTACCCGGTGTGGGCGGGGTGCTGGTGGGGTTCGATGGCGGAAATGCCGTCCGACATCCTCGCGCCGCCGTACAAGAAGCTGATGATCGTGACGGAGGGCGGCCACAAGGTCACGCTGGACGACACGCCCGGAATCGGCCACCTGACGCTGGAAACCAAGGGCGGGCACAAGGTCAAGCTCGACGACACCCCCGGCGCGGGCGGCATCACGCTGGAGACGTCGACCGGGGCAAAGATCTCCATCACCGCGCAGGGGATTGAGATCGACAACGGACAGGGCGCCTCGCTCAAGATGCAGGGACCGCAGGTGCAGGTGAACAACGGTGCGCTGGAGGTGATCTGA
- a CDS encoding TolB family protein, producing the protein MVIASGYLGWNPAEVRIGPSVMDADGAVRLDPGPGMHPRDCAPAASAVLVAAEGTGEDALLLLRARAPARTVARGRGILAAAADAAGTTGWYTVAHGLDGSAEVWTVDLDGGEPRRAWGGCAVDSPLVWMPDGRVAFHGTDGWIRVAGPGEGEPVRVAAGRSPAADGTGRLAYLRGRAVVVRGADGAEREWPLPRTLGRPTLARVLSWSPDGREVSWGRTAGLVGKRTDFFLLDVQTGRSRRVPQRYLAGLRLIAPSPEWR; encoded by the coding sequence GTGGTGATCGCCAGCGGGTACCTGGGATGGAACCCCGCCGAGGTGCGCATCGGCCCTTCCGTGATGGACGCCGATGGCGCGGTGCGGCTGGATCCCGGGCCGGGGATGCACCCCCGCGACTGTGCTCCCGCTGCCAGTGCCGTACTCGTGGCGGCGGAAGGAACGGGGGAGGATGCGCTGCTCCTGCTGCGTGCCCGCGCGCCCGCGCGGACGGTGGCGCGCGGACGCGGCATTCTGGCCGCGGCGGCCGACGCGGCGGGGACGACCGGATGGTACACGGTGGCGCACGGGCTGGACGGGAGCGCGGAGGTGTGGACGGTGGATCTCGACGGCGGAGAGCCGCGCCGGGCGTGGGGCGGCTGCGCGGTGGACAGTCCGCTGGTGTGGATGCCGGACGGACGCGTCGCCTTTCACGGCACGGATGGGTGGATCCGGGTGGCGGGCCCTGGCGAGGGCGAGCCGGTGCGCGTGGCCGCCGGGCGCTCGCCCGCGGCGGACGGAACCGGGCGGCTGGCGTACCTGCGCGGGCGCGCCGTGGTGGTGCGCGGCGCGGACGGCGCCGAGCGCGAATGGCCGCTTCCGCGCACGCTGGGCCGGCCCACGCTGGCGCGCGTCCTCAGCTGGTCGCCCGACGGGCGCGAGGTCAGCTGGGGGCGCACCGCCGGGCTGGTGGGGAAGCGCACCGACTTCTTTCTGCTGGATGTGCAGACCGGCCGCTCGCGCCGGGTGCCGCAGCGGTACCTGGCCGGCCTGCGGCTGATCGCCCCGTCCCCGGAGTGGCGGTGA
- a CDS encoding eCIS core domain-containing protein has product MSERAALPAPVPAAPRAPAAAPPAVHRTLRTPGQPLDAGVRAAMEPRFGHSFADVRVHADGDAAHSAAQVGAQAYAVGPHVVFGAGRYAPHTPGGQHLLAHELAHVVQAGPGPAPLRPRLEVGSSTDPAEVEAERAARTVTAGGAARVAAGGGAPALRRFEEHEHKSLGDTAYGGALVNAGGDQPGTEFLLTFGDMVMLSGDYFSPEELSDFASRPGTGGNGRGTRDEIVYAMAWVNAKNPHQRDARFAAGGQWASFQAGADVVAAVQERYNRRGAANDPHFVSPVAGGAVPPGTPPASAGGNYRALHEAALEMAYDSGRAGTPLARALAREAAAQHYLSDAFSAGHLLTAITSIRAYWGGRYPLFWYNLLHKIGLDTATAMNAQSAAITNVLSVSFLYGRIMGDINAMAASLPPITLGDMVARVFHDWDNEHGVDVGGGRTVFGDNQLDNPAPSNATRGLAQAAMRAGITDVRQAYTLGAAGGTAVDRPALFAAVRSGTGATGTQYAPETMILTPASTQPAHNWHAADLETLWTLPIVAGSTTTVGQAISAGLVPGGEMRRALDDLALRFPTSSFGMNPRAAYLGGFVGPLVANPLAGVRGIIHWVPNYGLHSTDTDDISMDTAGELDTVPAGSPSRLEGMTMPARAGYVRELISGSVGDDEEAMVMRIFETAPLADRRRLYEAVEGHPWTGDWIEGWTVTDDDLWDALDSARLVRLRGMINGTPTPATAP; this is encoded by the coding sequence GTGAGCGAACGCGCCGCCCTTCCCGCGCCGGTTCCGGCCGCGCCGCGCGCACCGGCCGCGGCACCGCCCGCCGTCCACCGGACGCTGCGCACGCCGGGGCAGCCGCTGGACGCCGGGGTGCGCGCGGCGATGGAGCCGCGCTTTGGCCACAGCTTCGCGGACGTGCGGGTGCACGCGGACGGCGACGCGGCCCACTCCGCCGCGCAGGTGGGGGCGCAGGCGTACGCGGTGGGCCCGCACGTGGTGTTCGGAGCGGGCCGGTACGCGCCGCACACGCCGGGCGGACAGCACCTGCTGGCCCATGAACTCGCCCACGTGGTGCAGGCAGGGCCCGGGCCGGCGCCGCTGCGTCCCCGGCTGGAGGTCGGCTCATCCACCGATCCCGCGGAGGTGGAGGCGGAGCGGGCGGCCCGGACGGTGACGGCCGGGGGAGCGGCGCGGGTGGCCGCGGGAGGCGGCGCCCCCGCCCTGCGCCGTTTTGAGGAGCACGAGCACAAGTCGCTGGGCGACACGGCGTACGGCGGCGCCCTGGTCAACGCGGGCGGCGACCAGCCCGGGACGGAGTTTCTGCTGACCTTTGGCGACATGGTGATGCTGAGCGGCGACTACTTCTCCCCCGAGGAACTGTCGGATTTCGCGTCCAGGCCGGGAACCGGGGGAAACGGGCGGGGCACCCGGGACGAGATCGTGTACGCGATGGCGTGGGTCAACGCCAAGAACCCCCATCAGCGTGACGCGCGGTTCGCCGCGGGCGGGCAGTGGGCGTCGTTTCAGGCCGGGGCGGACGTCGTCGCGGCCGTGCAGGAGCGGTACAACCGCCGCGGCGCGGCCAACGACCCCCACTTCGTGTCTCCGGTGGCGGGGGGCGCCGTTCCCCCCGGCACTCCGCCCGCGAGCGCCGGGGGGAACTACCGGGCGCTGCACGAGGCGGCGCTGGAGATGGCGTACGACTCCGGGCGGGCCGGGACGCCCCTGGCCCGGGCGCTGGCGCGGGAGGCCGCGGCGCAGCACTACCTGTCCGACGCGTTCTCGGCGGGGCACCTGCTCACGGCCATCACCTCCATCCGCGCGTACTGGGGGGGGCGGTACCCGCTGTTCTGGTACAACCTGCTGCACAAGATCGGGCTGGACACGGCGACGGCCATGAACGCGCAGAGCGCAGCCATCACCAACGTGCTGAGCGTGTCTTTTCTGTACGGGAGGATCATGGGCGACATCAACGCCATGGCCGCTTCGCTGCCGCCCATCACCCTGGGCGACATGGTCGCGCGCGTGTTCCACGACTGGGACAACGAGCACGGCGTGGACGTGGGCGGCGGGCGCACCGTATTCGGCGACAACCAGCTGGACAACCCGGCCCCGTCCAACGCCACGCGCGGGCTGGCCCAAGCGGCCATGCGGGCGGGCATCACGGACGTGCGGCAGGCGTACACGCTGGGCGCCGCGGGCGGCACGGCGGTGGACCGGCCGGCGCTGTTCGCCGCGGTGCGCTCGGGGACGGGCGCGACGGGAACGCAGTACGCGCCGGAGACCATGATCCTCACGCCGGCCTCCACGCAGCCCGCGCACAACTGGCACGCGGCGGACCTGGAGACGCTGTGGACGCTTCCCATCGTCGCGGGAAGCACCACCACGGTGGGACAGGCGATCTCCGCCGGGCTGGTGCCGGGAGGCGAGATGCGCCGCGCGCTGGACGACCTGGCCCTGCGGTTTCCCACGTCCAGCTTCGGGATGAATCCGCGTGCGGCGTATCTGGGAGGGTTCGTGGGTCCGCTGGTAGCCAACCCGCTCGCCGGCGTGCGCGGCATCATCCACTGGGTCCCCAACTACGGCCTGCACAGCACCGACACGGACGACATCTCCATGGACACGGCCGGGGAGCTGGACACCGTACCCGCGGGATCGCCGTCGCGGCTGGAGGGGATGACGATGCCTGCCCGCGCGGGCTACGTGCGCGAGCTGATCAGCGGCAGCGTGGGGGACGACGAGGAGGCGATGGTGATGCGGATCTTTGAGACCGCACCCCTGGCGGACCGGCGGCGCCTGTACGAGGCGGTGGAGGGGCACCCCTGGACGGGCGACTGGATCGAGGGATGGACGGTGACGGACGACGACCTGTGGGACGCGCTGGATTCCGCCCGGCTCGTCCGCCTGCGGGGGATGATCAACGGCACACCCACCCCGGCGACCGCGCCGTGA
- a CDS encoding LysM domain-containing protein has protein sequence MFDSTSRYAAIETRVHQTTGPGGEPREVRHLRRRFLPAEEGETLLEHAVTEGDRLDNVTARYLGDPLQFWRIADANAVLRPDELTDEPGRRIRVTLPRR, from the coding sequence ATGTTCGATTCCACATCCCGCTACGCCGCCATCGAAACCCGCGTGCACCAGACCACCGGCCCGGGCGGGGAGCCGCGCGAGGTGCGCCACCTGCGCCGCCGCTTTCTTCCCGCGGAGGAGGGCGAAACGCTGCTGGAGCACGCCGTGACCGAGGGCGACCGGCTGGACAACGTGACCGCGCGCTACCTGGGCGATCCGCTGCAGTTCTGGCGCATCGCCGACGCCAACGCCGTGCTGCGCCCCGACGAGCTCACCGACGAGCCCGGCCGCCGCATCCGCGTAACCTTGCCCCGCCGCTGA
- a CDS encoding eCIS core domain-containing protein yields MTSRAPAAPAPLAPAPASRPAAVLRRCGCGRSSGGGECESCRRRKELRRSASAIGPAVAPPIVNDVLGASGAPLDAGVRAAMEPRFGHSFADVRVHADGAAAESARAVAAHAYTVGPHIAFGTGRYAPGTAAGDRLIAHELAHVVQQRGSSPAIQHQLEIGAVDDPAEREAEAAAYRVMAGSGVGAGALTAAGPAVRRFAGPGLDPATIAAFRAQIAAYQALAAEGVLLAEETAVVAGAVAEAEVALAATAELAAAGATMATGARAATTAAVALAADDVTVVGVADDWAIPFVVAGAIGMGIAAWYLAPSAAEMSAAVSRAVQAVQRAMNLIREIVARHRNPPVPVPVPAPPVPVPVPAPVPVPVPVPVPVPRPAPAPRPAPRPPAPRPAPRPRPEPETQPRPRPPLGPDVDVDIDDDEDERGCQVRVIGQAGGNNCHNDFARRVSGMGREVRVTTPWGLSADFDGLGTGRRLYEIKTGFGFVLNTAPSNELIRMAALNRFIDQASRQQMVADECGYELEWVFNNRHVAELVDGLIEPRVTWRPFRCDIDQ; encoded by the coding sequence GTGACGTCCCGCGCTCCCGCCGCGCCCGCGCCCCTGGCACCGGCGCCCGCCTCGCGCCCCGCGGCCGTGCTGCGCCGCTGCGGCTGCGGGCGGTCGTCCGGCGGCGGGGAGTGCGAGTCGTGCCGCAGGCGAAAGGAGTTGCGGCGGAGCGCGTCCGCGATCGGGCCGGCCGTGGCGCCGCCCATCGTCAACGACGTGCTCGGGGCATCGGGGGCGCCGCTGGACGCCGGAGTGCGCGCGGCGATGGAGCCCCGCTTCGGGCACAGCTTCGCGGACGTGCGGGTGCACGCGGATGGCGCGGCGGCGGAGTCGGCGCGGGCGGTGGCGGCGCACGCGTACACGGTGGGGCCGCACATCGCGTTCGGCACGGGGCGGTACGCGCCGGGCACGGCGGCCGGCGACCGGCTGATCGCGCACGAACTGGCGCACGTCGTACAGCAGCGCGGTTCCTCGCCCGCCATCCAGCATCAACTGGAGATCGGCGCGGTGGACGATCCGGCGGAGCGCGAGGCGGAAGCCGCCGCCTACCGGGTGATGGCGGGCTCGGGCGTGGGGGCGGGAGCGCTGACGGCGGCCGGTCCCGCGGTGCGGCGGTTTGCCGGGCCGGGGCTGGACCCCGCGACCATCGCGGCCTTCCGGGCGCAGATCGCCGCGTACCAGGCGCTGGCGGCGGAGGGGGTTCTGCTGGCGGAGGAAACCGCCGTGGTGGCCGGGGCGGTGGCGGAGGCGGAGGTGGCGCTGGCGGCGACCGCGGAACTCGCGGCGGCGGGAGCGACGATGGCCACCGGGGCGAGGGCGGCCACCACCGCCGCCGTGGCGCTCGCGGCGGACGACGTAACCGTGGTGGGCGTGGCGGACGATTGGGCGATTCCGTTCGTCGTCGCGGGCGCGATCGGGATGGGGATCGCGGCGTGGTACCTGGCGCCCTCCGCCGCGGAGATGTCCGCCGCCGTGAGCCGGGCCGTGCAGGCCGTGCAGCGCGCCATGAACCTGATCCGCGAGATCGTGGCGCGGCATCGCAATCCGCCCGTTCCGGTTCCCGTGCCCGCTCCGCCGGTCCCCGTGCCCGTCCCGGCTCCCGTTCCGGTTCCGGTTCCGGTTCCGGTTCCGGTGCCCCGGCCGGCACCGGCGCCCCGCCCGGCGCCCAGACCGCCCGCGCCGCGGCCGGCTCCGCGGCCCCGCCCCGAGCCGGAGACGCAGCCCCGCCCGCGGCCGCCACTGGGTCCGGACGTGGACGTGGACATCGATGACGATGAGGACGAGCGCGGGTGCCAGGTGCGCGTCATCGGGCAGGCGGGCGGCAACAACTGCCACAACGATTTCGCGCGGCGGGTGAGCGGAATGGGACGCGAGGTGCGCGTCACCACGCCGTGGGGGCTCTCGGCGGACTTCGACGGACTGGGCACCGGCCGGCGGCTGTACGAGATCAAGACCGGCTTCGGCTTCGTGCTGAACACGGCTCCCTCCAACGAACTGATCCGCATGGCGGCGCTGAACCGGTTCATCGACCAGGCGTCGCGCCAGCAGATGGTGGCGGACGAGTGCGGATACGAGCTGGAGTGGGTGTTCAACAACCGGCACGTGGCCGAACTGGTGGACGGGCTGATTGAGCCGCGGGTGACGTGGCGCCCGTTCCGCTGCGACATCGACCAGTGA
- a CDS encoding GPW/gp25 family protein, with the protein MNLDYPLRVDGRGRTAGTSDDDHVRDLVEQVLFTAPGERVNRPTFGSGLLDLVFAPGGDALAAATEFTVQGALQQWLGDLIQVEAVQVQAVDAELHVTVQYVIRRSQQRTVESFLRQVSR; encoded by the coding sequence ATGAACCTGGACTATCCGCTGCGCGTGGACGGCCGCGGCCGCACCGCCGGCACCAGCGACGACGACCACGTGCGCGACCTCGTTGAACAGGTGCTGTTCACCGCGCCGGGAGAGCGCGTCAACCGGCCCACCTTCGGCAGCGGGCTGCTGGACCTGGTGTTCGCCCCCGGCGGCGACGCGCTGGCGGCCGCCACCGAGTTCACCGTGCAGGGCGCGCTGCAGCAGTGGCTGGGCGACCTGATCCAGGTGGAGGCGGTGCAGGTGCAGGCGGTTGATGCGGAGCTGCACGTGACGGTGCAGTACGTGATCCGCCGCTCGCAGCAGCGCACCGTCGAGTCCTTTCTGCGGCAGGTGTCGCGGTGA